A genome region from Thermomonospora amylolytica includes the following:
- the rpmF gene encoding 50S ribosomal protein L32 gives MAVPKRKKSRSNTRHRRSQWKATAPNLIACPQCREPKLPHTACTNCGTYNRRQVIPQD, from the coding sequence GTGGCCGTCCCCAAGCGGAAGAAGTCGCGCAGCAACACGCGGCACCGGCGCTCGCAGTGGAAGGCCACCGCGCCGAACCTGATCGCGTGCCCGCAGTGCCGTGAGCCGAAGCTGCCGCACACGGCGTGCACCAACTGCGGCACCTACAACCGCCGTCAGGTCATCCCGCAGGACTGA
- the rnc gene encoding ribonuclease III, translated as MTAKPAPGPAPDRAELERALGVSVDPELLERALTHRSYAYENGGLPTNERLEFLGDSVLGLVVTDTLFRGHPDLPEGQLAKLRAAVVNMRALAGVARSLGAGAYIRLGRGEEGTGGRNKDSILADTLEALIGAVYLDHGLDEAAKLVHRLFDGLIDRSASLGAGLDWKTSLQELTAVEELGVPEYHVDESGPDHQKTFRATVRVGGVTYGSGEGRSKKEAEQHAAEATWHAIREMAAKRKAEAGGGPGGAGGA; from the coding sequence GTGACCGCCAAACCGGCCCCCGGCCCCGCCCCCGACCGCGCCGAGCTCGAACGCGCCCTCGGCGTCTCGGTGGACCCCGAGCTGCTGGAACGCGCCCTGACGCACCGTTCCTACGCGTACGAGAACGGCGGCCTGCCCACCAACGAGCGCCTGGAGTTCCTCGGCGACTCGGTGCTGGGCCTGGTCGTCACCGACACCCTGTTCCGCGGCCATCCGGACCTGCCGGAGGGCCAGCTGGCCAAGCTGCGCGCCGCGGTGGTGAACATGCGGGCGCTGGCCGGGGTGGCCCGCTCGCTGGGCGCGGGCGCCTACATCCGGCTGGGCCGGGGCGAGGAGGGCACCGGCGGCCGCAACAAGGACTCGATCCTGGCCGACACGCTGGAGGCGCTGATCGGCGCGGTCTACCTGGACCACGGCCTGGACGAGGCGGCCAAGCTGGTGCACCGGCTGTTCGACGGGTTGATCGACCGTTCCGCCAGCCTGGGCGCGGGCCTGGACTGGAAGACCTCGCTGCAGGAGCTGACCGCGGTCGAGGAGCTGGGCGTCCCCGAGTACCACGTGGACGAGAGCGGCCCCGACCACCAGAAGACGTTCCGCGCCACGGTGCGGGTCGGCGGGGTCACCTACGGGTCGGGCGAGGGCCGCAGCAAGAAGGAGGCCGAGCAGCACGCCGCCGAGGCCACCTGGCACGCGATCCGGGAGATGGCCGCCAAGCGCAAGGCCGAGGCGGGCGGCGGGCCCGGCGGCGCGGGCGGCGCCTGA
- the mutM gene encoding bifunctional DNA-formamidopyrimidine glycosylase/DNA-(apurinic or apyrimidinic site) lyase — protein sequence MPELPEVEVVRRGLDRWVTGRTIASAEVLHPRAIRRQDGGAEDFTARLAGRTVSAPRRRGKYLWLPLDDGALLAHLGMSGQLLVGDPDRPPDRHLRVRLTFTDGGHDLRFVDQRTFGHLMVAELVPDAFDGTVPEPVAHIAADPLEPVFDDEAFYRALRRRRTGLKRALLDQTLISGVGNIYADEALWRARLHWARATENLTRPEVTRLLAAVREVMAAALAVGGTSFDSLYVNVNGESGYFERSLEAYGRRDEPCSRCGTPIRRDVFMNRSSFSCPRCQPRPRRPRL from the coding sequence ATGCCCGAGCTGCCCGAGGTGGAGGTGGTCCGCCGGGGTCTGGACCGCTGGGTGACCGGCCGCACCATCGCGTCGGCCGAGGTGCTGCACCCGCGGGCGATCCGGCGGCAGGACGGCGGCGCGGAGGACTTCACCGCCCGGCTCGCCGGCCGTACGGTGTCGGCGCCCCGCCGCCGCGGCAAGTACCTGTGGCTGCCGCTGGACGACGGCGCGCTGCTGGCGCATCTGGGGATGAGCGGCCAGTTGCTGGTCGGCGACCCGGACCGGCCCCCGGACAGACACCTGCGGGTCCGGCTGACGTTCACCGACGGCGGCCACGACCTGCGGTTCGTGGACCAGCGGACGTTCGGCCACCTGATGGTCGCCGAGCTGGTGCCCGACGCGTTCGACGGGACGGTGCCCGAGCCGGTCGCGCACATCGCGGCCGACCCGCTGGAGCCGGTGTTCGACGACGAGGCGTTCTACCGGGCGCTGCGCCGCAGGCGGACGGGCCTGAAACGGGCGCTGCTGGACCAGACGCTGATCAGCGGGGTCGGCAACATCTACGCCGACGAGGCGCTGTGGCGGGCGCGGCTGCACTGGGCGCGCGCCACCGAGAACCTCACCCGCCCGGAGGTCACGCGGCTGCTGGCGGCGGTGCGCGAGGTGATGGCGGCGGCGCTGGCGGTCGGCGGCACCTCGTTCGACAGCCTGTACGTCAACGTCAACGGCGAGAGCGGCTACTTCGAACGCTCCCTGGAGGCCTACGGGCGGCGGGACGAGCCGTGCTCGCGGTGCGGGACGCCGATCCGCCGGGACGTGTTCATGAACCGCTCGTCGTTCAGCTGCCCCCGCTGCCAGCCCCGCCCCCGCCGCCCCAGGCTCTGA
- a CDS encoding acylphosphatase — MDDTEPVRLTAWAHGRVQGVGFRWWVRSRALELGLVGSASNLPDGRVEVVAEGPRTACERLLELLRGPGTPGRVSTVTERWSQPRGGLHGFVER; from the coding sequence GTGGACGACACCGAACCGGTACGGCTGACGGCGTGGGCGCACGGGCGCGTCCAGGGAGTGGGTTTCCGCTGGTGGGTGCGGTCGCGGGCGCTGGAGCTGGGCCTGGTGGGCTCGGCCTCGAACCTGCCGGACGGGCGGGTGGAGGTGGTGGCCGAGGGACCGCGCACGGCTTGTGAACGGCTGCTGGAACTGCTGCGCGGTCCGGGCACTCCCGGAAGGGTCTCCACGGTCACCGAACGATGGTCGCAACCCCGCGGTGGCCTGCATGGTTTCGTCGAACGGTGA